The following are encoded together in the Osmia lignaria lignaria isolate PbOS001 chromosome 6, iyOsmLign1, whole genome shotgun sequence genome:
- the LOC117601331 gene encoding uncharacterized protein LOC117601331 isoform X4, translating to MRWKKIFRGADKGAAVMEDPQTPGSDCNSNPATDSIQHDLISSEFVQDNVEYQWFIDYGYRDGGLHVHPSVLSSLSASYTREDLGYYDDLARNLDANLAEIDMESFRTADIHTLLTALPVMCTDPVQHSEFNYQRERYASISGSVMEKLDIGSSISPHTSSQGEDSACSTTDTISICKSSLLFSPLKETPVLPPGGSYSVDSLDCEDMLLTCQTNNKDNYTIAFEGSITMYSDGSQDFENQEKQKTYETGEPYYNRNTDLKNVLDVSMACSDSKIYTTWSNLKHSSMNKIMTRHPSGNNNTIPEFLHGVENIISGTTKRSQSLPDLTQATQLQHINMPLNFSVDSAESNNHAQQLHSSGSVMSRSINEESSDNGEHNATGKKLQNLSLVKLFMKQKSMSAEGMSLTLDQSDSVSDNGWPTSNSASDSGTNTNTQIQRQDVKDTTKRQVPESDFSINWVKGDLYNNQELENQKDNLNNIPKHSSMISEQKDEMSSASVEELSESMSKSDLTHDNDNDQNDFDVACEHQQKTAWIKSVEKKYPICKTTGIQAIAETGDNAVQTSLIYTPPTTEKENPSLRETIVNKKPVYVVYPNYALPDLSFLNIKDSKLDNVALKPQGFGKNKVSWKHTGRSGRPFSCNDIDALRQRGFSHVKDWESLTFLLPTEYKKILHDVPEVSRYININEEVKKPLFCLSPPMRHKARPISEIIPNNSSSTSSTATQPSSGYRGSSTILTDSSTNQQTLNNATNPLYLYRYDSISSEASLVGNDKKIHRQINKAKTSCPSLPKRSISLPHGDRESEFSNGKVPPRPPLPRSILRKSKVPASKRYSMFEMGDVEEIEDQSPEVNKRMSLQEPYYMNNDLPLACRGRIVDSEKDVDETEERYHTERINEVANTGDVETENFEHNEDDVRQLEEFLKRSGFSSQSSDGDTENPDVKLRSYVRKFLSLKMNKDITKATDMIESQKKTVSFAVHQRKKCLDNKTNNLNTVTNEQSKEPALVEERRDTSPDSKLLDLDEKRKMILSANKAVDLLLKYWNSESTHSRSNYSDKNECAQICLSNLCPALYAIMSDELKPHLNSTFGPITNSVWQVVEASSQQGPLTKTLNELVQKINGEDVITEGMLKFHAFVFGLLNLRALDAWFAYLCTRESILRKHYNSNSLFVAALANSNAREVVDALLYILNPLAFCPFQLDLLYQYRQLHNSFGNLNNHNVNAVNFRNVDRSPKEHHFDKTDTCAMVSSPRKIRPRSCVAYGNYDDKSGDMHKPDMEIVKKRLSNPIGSKVFRALDKLASEDSEDYTDSLEHSPLNRASNRHPVSTKPHGQDKIDDDDNMPGEAKFRKLQEKWELMVGKEESKNQPAMSSPLSPTRTPTSLGKSKIPRLLTSPVKQSNAISGPSKNTKSPVSGIPSLKKPVMLPMTKTTPKKPVEVKSKDVTKRTSRVDQEVVGTTRIHLTRPSSLPYKSYGVMSKEKNLVSPQRRAASTSLPRPTTATTTTRNTTKKRLKEVRTLTHRMRSENGHLAFGEGEKLKVLLEVNSKWLLCARGDAKGLVPRMCVHYIQT from the exons TCAGCATTCAGAG TTTAACTATCAAAGGGAACGATATGCCAGTATATCTGGATCTGTCATGGAAAAACTTGACATCGGTTCATCTATCAGCCCTCATACCAGCAGCCAG GGAGAAGATTCAGCCTGTTCAACAACAGATACAATTTCTATATGCAAATCATCATTGCTTTTTTCCCCTCTGAAAGAGACACCCGTACTACCACCGGGAGGTAGTTACAGTGTTGACTCTCTGGACTGCGAGGACATGCTGCTCACGTGTCAAACAAACAATAAAGACAATTATACTATTGCTTTTGAGGGTAGTATCACCATGTATTCAGATGGTTCTCAAGATTTTGAAAATCAAG aaaagcaaaagacTTATGAAACAGGAGAACCATATTATAATCGGAATACCGATCTGAAAAATGTGTTGGACGTATCAATGGCATGTTCTGATTCTAAAATATATACAACATGGAGCAATTTGAAACATTCTTCTATGAACAAAATCATGACTCGTCATCCTTCAGGCAATAATAATACAATTCCAGAATTTTTGCACGgcgttgaaaatataatatctgGAACAACTAAAAGGAGTCAGAGTCTGCCTGATCTAACACAGGCTACGCAATTACAACACATTAATATGCCTCTCAATTTTTCT GTTGATTCTGCAGAATCAAATAATCATGCACAACAATTACATAGTTCGGGATCTGTAATGAGTCGGTCTATAAACGAAGAAAGTTCAGACAATGGGGAACATAATGCAACAGGAAAGAAATTACAGAATTTAAGTCTCgtcaaattatttatgaaacaaaaGAGTATGAGCGCCGAAGGAATGAGTCTTACATTGGATCAGTCAGACTCTGTTAGTGATAATGGATGGCCTACGAGCAACAGTGCTAGCGATAGTGGTACTAATACAAATACACAAATACAACGGCAAGATGTAAAGGATACGACTAAACGTCAAGTTCCAGAAAGcgatttttctattaattggGTTAAAGGTGATCTTTATAATAATCAAGAATTAGAGAATCAAAAGgataatttaaataacattcCAAAACACTCGTCAATGATAAGCGAGCAAAAGGATGAGATGTCATCAGCGTCTGTGGAAGAATTATCAGAAAGTATGTCTAAATCGGATTTAACGCACGATAACGATAATGATCAAAACGACTTCGATGTTGCTTGTGAACATCAGCAAAAAACAGCGTGGATTAAATCTGTGGAGAAAAAGTATCCGATTTGTAAAACAACTGGGATTCAAGCAATAGCTGAAACGGGCGATAATGCTGTTCAAACATCTTTAATATATACACCGCCTAcgacagaaaaagaaaatccttcTTTAAGAGAAACGATCGTTAACAAAAAGCCGGTTTATGTTGTATATCCGAATTACGCATTGCCCGATTTATCGTTTCTCAATATTAAAGATTCAAAGTTGGACAACGTTGCGTTAAAACCGCAGGGCTTTGGAAAGAACAAAGTCAGTTGGAAACATACTGGTAGATCTGGTAGACCGTTCTCCTGCAATGACATAGACGCGTTACGTCAACGTGGATTTTCACACGTTAAAGACTGGGAGTCATTGACATTCCTTTTGCCTACCGAGTACAAGAAAATTTTGCACGATGTACCAGAAGTTTCAAGGTACATCAATATTAACGAAGAGGTTAAAAAGCCTCTTTTCTGTTTATCACCTCCGATGCGTCACAAAGCTCGACCTATAAGTGAAATAATACCAAATAATTCATCTTCTACTAGTAGCACCGCAACGCAGCCATCGTCTGGATATCGTGGATCGTCTACAATATTAACTGATTCTTCAACAAATCAACAAACATTAAATAACGCAACTAATCCACTATATCTTTACCGTTATGATAGTATTAGCTCCGAGGCCAGTTTAGTAGGTAACGATAAAAAAATACATAGGCAAATTAATAAAGCAAAAACGTCCTGCCCGTCTTTACCGAAACGATCGATCTCGTTGCCACACGGAGATCGTGAGTCTGAGTTTTCTAATGGAAAAGTGCCACCAAGACCACCTTTACCCAGAAGTATTTTAAGAAAAAGTAAGGTTCCTGCTAGTAAAAGATACAGCATGTTTGAAATGGGAGAtgtagaagaaatagaagatCAATCGCCTGAAGTAAATAAAAGAATGTCTTTGCAAGAACCGTATTACATGAATAATGATTTACCATTAGCGTGTCGAGGAAGAATTGTCGACTCAGAAAAGGATGTTGATGAAACAGAAGAGAGATACCATAcag AAAGAATAAATGAAGTGGCTAACACAGGGGACGTAGAGACTGAAAATTTTGAACATAATGAAGATGATGTTAGACAATTGGAAGAATTTTTGAAACGTAGTGGTTTTTCGTCACAAAGTAGTGACGGTGATACAGAAAATCCCGATGTAAAACTAAGATCATacgtacgaaaatttttatCTCTCAAAATGAATAAAGATATTACCAAAGCTACTGATATGATAGAATCACAGAAAAAGACTGTCAGTTTTGCCGTGCaccaaagaaaaaaatgtttagaCAATAAG ACTAATAATCTAAATACCGTTACAAATGAACAAAGTAAAGAACCTGCACTTGTAGAAGAAAGGAGGGATACGAGTCCTGATAGTAAATTACTGGATTTAGatgaaaaaagaa aaatgATATTGTCTGCAAACAAAGCAGTAGATCTATTGTTGAAATATTGGAATAGCGAATCAACTCATAGTAGATCGAATTACAGTGACAAAAATGAATGTGCTCAAATTTGTCTTAGTAATTTATGTCCAGCTCTATATGCTATCATGTCAGATGAATTAAAACCACATTTAAATTCTACATTCGGACCAATAACAAATAGTGTTTGGCAAGTGGTTGAAGCATCTTCTCAGCAAGGTCCTCTTACCAAAACATTGAATGAATTAGTACAAAAAATTAATGGAGAAGATGTTATTACGGAAGGAATGTTAAAGTTTCATGCATTTGTATTCGGTTTGTTAAA TTTAAGAGCTTTAGATGCATGGTTTGCATACCTATGTACCAGAGAGTCTATCCTCAGGAAACATTATAATAGTAACAGTTTATTCGTCGCAGCTTTAGCCAATTCAAATGCACGAGAAGTTGTCGATGCTCTCTTATACATTCTAAATCCCCTTGCATTTTGCCCATTTCAGCTTGATCTTCTATATCAGTATCGTCAACTTCATAATAGTTTTGGTAATTTAAATAATCATAACGTAAAT GCTGTAAACTTTAGAAATGTCGATCGGTCTCCAAAAGAACATCATTTTGATAAAACTGACACTTGTGCAATGGTTTCTAGTCCAAGAAAAATACGTCCAAGATCCTGTGTCGCCTATGGTAACTACGACGATAAATCTGGAGATATGCATAAGCCCGATATGGAAATTGTGAAGAAACGTTTGAGCAATCCTATAGGTTCAAAAGTATTTCGCGCTCTCGACAAACTGGCTTCTGAAGATTCTGAAGACTATACCGATAGTTTAGAACATTCACCGCTGAATAGAGCGTCGAACAGACATCCTGTATCTACGAAACCTCATGGTCAGGATAAAATAGATGACGATGATAACATGCCTGGTGAAGCGAAATTTAGGAAACTTCAAGAAAAGTGGGAATTGATGGTTGGAAAAGAGGAGTCAAAGAATCAACCAGCAATGTCATCACCTTTGTCACCTACGCGAACACCAACGAGTTTAGGAAAATCTAAAATTCCTAGGCTTCTTACTTCGCCGGTAAAACAATCGAACGCTATATCGGGACCTTCCAAGAACACAAAATCTCCTGTTTCGGGAATTCCATCTTTAAAGAAACCTGTCATGCTTCCGATGACGAAAACCACGCCAAAGAAACCTGTCGAGGTAAAGAGTAAAGATGTAACTAAACGTACTAGCAGAGTGGATCAGGAAGTTGTAGGGACAACACGAATTCATTTAACACGACCTAGTTCTTTACCTTACAAATCTTACGGGGTTATGTCTAAAGAGAAAAATTTAGTATCTCCACAAAGACGGGCAGCATCTACATCTTTACCACGACCAACCACCGCTACTACCACTACAAGAAATACTACAAAAAAACGGCTTAA AGAGGTTCGTACACTTACACATAGAATGCGATCTGAAAATGGGCATCTTGCATTTGGAGAAGGTGAGAAACTGAAGGTACTTTTAGAAGTAAATAGTAAATGGTTGTTATGTGCAAGAGGTGATGCAAAAGGTTTGGTTCCGCGGATGTGTGTGCACTATATTCAAACTTAG
- the LOC117601331 gene encoding uncharacterized protein LOC117601331 isoform X6: MLLYVRGADKGAAVMEDPQTPGSDCNSNPATDSIQHDLISSEFVQDNVEYQWFIDYGYRDGGLHVHPSVLSSLSASYTREDLGYYDDLARNLDANLAEIDMESFRTADIHTLLTALPVMCTDPVQHSEFNYQRERYASISGSVMEKLDIGSSISPHTSSQGEDSACSTTDTISICKSSLLFSPLKETPVLPPGGSYSVDSLDCEDMLLTCQTNNKDNYTIAFEGSITMYSDGSQDFENQEKQKTYETGEPYYNRNTDLKNVLDVSMACSDSKIYTTWSNLKHSSMNKIMTRHPSGNNNTIPEFLHGVENIISGTTKRSQSLPDLTQATQLQHINMPLNFSVDSAESNNHAQQLHSSGSVMSRSINEESSDNGEHNATGKKLQNLSLVKLFMKQKSMSAEGMSLTLDQSDSVSDNGWPTSNSASDSGTNTNTQIQRQDVKDTTKRQVPESDFSINWVKGDLYNNQELENQKDNLNNIPKHSSMISEQKDEMSSASVEELSESMSKSDLTHDNDNDQNDFDVACEHQQKTAWIKSVEKKYPICKTTGIQAIAETGDNAVQTSLIYTPPTTEKENPSLRETIVNKKPVYVVYPNYALPDLSFLNIKDSKLDNVALKPQGFGKNKVSWKHTGRSGRPFSCNDIDALRQRGFSHVKDWESLTFLLPTEYKKILHDVPEVSRYININEEVKKPLFCLSPPMRHKARPISEIIPNNSSSTSSTATQPSSGYRGSSTILTDSSTNQQTLNNATNPLYLYRYDSISSEASLVGNDKKIHRQINKAKTSCPSLPKRSISLPHGDRESEFSNGKVPPRPPLPRSILRKSKVPASKRYSMFEMGDVEEIEDQSPEVNKRMSLQEPYYMNNDLPLACRGRIVDSEKDVDETEERYHTERINEVANTGDVETENFEHNEDDVRQLEEFLKRSGFSSQSSDGDTENPDVKLRSYVRKFLSLKMNKDITKATDMIESQKKTVSFAVHQRKKCLDNKTNNLNTVTNEQSKEPALVEERRDTSPDSKLLDLDEKRKMILSANKAVDLLLKYWNSESTHSRSNYSDKNECAQICLSNLCPALYAIMSDELKPHLNSTFGPITNSVWQVVEASSQQGPLTKTLNELVQKINGEDVITEGMLKFHAFVFGLLNLRALDAWFAYLCTRESILRKHYNSNSLFVAALANSNAREVVDALLYILNPLAFCPFQLDLLYQYRQLHNSFGNLNNHNVNAVNFRNVDRSPKEHHFDKTDTCAMVSSPRKIRPRSCVAYGNYDDKSGDMHKPDMEIVKKRLSNPIGSKVFRALDKLASEDSEDYTDSLEHSPLNRASNRHPVSTKPHGQDKIDDDDNMPGEAKFRKLQEKWELMVGKEESKNQPAMSSPLSPTRTPTSLGKSKIPRLLTSPVKQSNAISGPSKNTKSPVSGIPSLKKPVMLPMTKTTPKKPVEVKSKDVTKRTSRVDQEVVGTTRIHLTRPSSLPYKSYGVMSKEKNLVSPQRRAASTSLPRPTTATTTTRNTTKKRLKEVRTLTHRMRSENGHLAFGEGEKLKVLLEVNSKWLLCARGDAKGLVPRMCVHYIQT; this comes from the exons TCAGCATTCAGAG TTTAACTATCAAAGGGAACGATATGCCAGTATATCTGGATCTGTCATGGAAAAACTTGACATCGGTTCATCTATCAGCCCTCATACCAGCAGCCAG GGAGAAGATTCAGCCTGTTCAACAACAGATACAATTTCTATATGCAAATCATCATTGCTTTTTTCCCCTCTGAAAGAGACACCCGTACTACCACCGGGAGGTAGTTACAGTGTTGACTCTCTGGACTGCGAGGACATGCTGCTCACGTGTCAAACAAACAATAAAGACAATTATACTATTGCTTTTGAGGGTAGTATCACCATGTATTCAGATGGTTCTCAAGATTTTGAAAATCAAG aaaagcaaaagacTTATGAAACAGGAGAACCATATTATAATCGGAATACCGATCTGAAAAATGTGTTGGACGTATCAATGGCATGTTCTGATTCTAAAATATATACAACATGGAGCAATTTGAAACATTCTTCTATGAACAAAATCATGACTCGTCATCCTTCAGGCAATAATAATACAATTCCAGAATTTTTGCACGgcgttgaaaatataatatctgGAACAACTAAAAGGAGTCAGAGTCTGCCTGATCTAACACAGGCTACGCAATTACAACACATTAATATGCCTCTCAATTTTTCT GTTGATTCTGCAGAATCAAATAATCATGCACAACAATTACATAGTTCGGGATCTGTAATGAGTCGGTCTATAAACGAAGAAAGTTCAGACAATGGGGAACATAATGCAACAGGAAAGAAATTACAGAATTTAAGTCTCgtcaaattatttatgaaacaaaaGAGTATGAGCGCCGAAGGAATGAGTCTTACATTGGATCAGTCAGACTCTGTTAGTGATAATGGATGGCCTACGAGCAACAGTGCTAGCGATAGTGGTACTAATACAAATACACAAATACAACGGCAAGATGTAAAGGATACGACTAAACGTCAAGTTCCAGAAAGcgatttttctattaattggGTTAAAGGTGATCTTTATAATAATCAAGAATTAGAGAATCAAAAGgataatttaaataacattcCAAAACACTCGTCAATGATAAGCGAGCAAAAGGATGAGATGTCATCAGCGTCTGTGGAAGAATTATCAGAAAGTATGTCTAAATCGGATTTAACGCACGATAACGATAATGATCAAAACGACTTCGATGTTGCTTGTGAACATCAGCAAAAAACAGCGTGGATTAAATCTGTGGAGAAAAAGTATCCGATTTGTAAAACAACTGGGATTCAAGCAATAGCTGAAACGGGCGATAATGCTGTTCAAACATCTTTAATATATACACCGCCTAcgacagaaaaagaaaatccttcTTTAAGAGAAACGATCGTTAACAAAAAGCCGGTTTATGTTGTATATCCGAATTACGCATTGCCCGATTTATCGTTTCTCAATATTAAAGATTCAAAGTTGGACAACGTTGCGTTAAAACCGCAGGGCTTTGGAAAGAACAAAGTCAGTTGGAAACATACTGGTAGATCTGGTAGACCGTTCTCCTGCAATGACATAGACGCGTTACGTCAACGTGGATTTTCACACGTTAAAGACTGGGAGTCATTGACATTCCTTTTGCCTACCGAGTACAAGAAAATTTTGCACGATGTACCAGAAGTTTCAAGGTACATCAATATTAACGAAGAGGTTAAAAAGCCTCTTTTCTGTTTATCACCTCCGATGCGTCACAAAGCTCGACCTATAAGTGAAATAATACCAAATAATTCATCTTCTACTAGTAGCACCGCAACGCAGCCATCGTCTGGATATCGTGGATCGTCTACAATATTAACTGATTCTTCAACAAATCAACAAACATTAAATAACGCAACTAATCCACTATATCTTTACCGTTATGATAGTATTAGCTCCGAGGCCAGTTTAGTAGGTAACGATAAAAAAATACATAGGCAAATTAATAAAGCAAAAACGTCCTGCCCGTCTTTACCGAAACGATCGATCTCGTTGCCACACGGAGATCGTGAGTCTGAGTTTTCTAATGGAAAAGTGCCACCAAGACCACCTTTACCCAGAAGTATTTTAAGAAAAAGTAAGGTTCCTGCTAGTAAAAGATACAGCATGTTTGAAATGGGAGAtgtagaagaaatagaagatCAATCGCCTGAAGTAAATAAAAGAATGTCTTTGCAAGAACCGTATTACATGAATAATGATTTACCATTAGCGTGTCGAGGAAGAATTGTCGACTCAGAAAAGGATGTTGATGAAACAGAAGAGAGATACCATAcag AAAGAATAAATGAAGTGGCTAACACAGGGGACGTAGAGACTGAAAATTTTGAACATAATGAAGATGATGTTAGACAATTGGAAGAATTTTTGAAACGTAGTGGTTTTTCGTCACAAAGTAGTGACGGTGATACAGAAAATCCCGATGTAAAACTAAGATCATacgtacgaaaatttttatCTCTCAAAATGAATAAAGATATTACCAAAGCTACTGATATGATAGAATCACAGAAAAAGACTGTCAGTTTTGCCGTGCaccaaagaaaaaaatgtttagaCAATAAG ACTAATAATCTAAATACCGTTACAAATGAACAAAGTAAAGAACCTGCACTTGTAGAAGAAAGGAGGGATACGAGTCCTGATAGTAAATTACTGGATTTAGatgaaaaaagaa aaatgATATTGTCTGCAAACAAAGCAGTAGATCTATTGTTGAAATATTGGAATAGCGAATCAACTCATAGTAGATCGAATTACAGTGACAAAAATGAATGTGCTCAAATTTGTCTTAGTAATTTATGTCCAGCTCTATATGCTATCATGTCAGATGAATTAAAACCACATTTAAATTCTACATTCGGACCAATAACAAATAGTGTTTGGCAAGTGGTTGAAGCATCTTCTCAGCAAGGTCCTCTTACCAAAACATTGAATGAATTAGTACAAAAAATTAATGGAGAAGATGTTATTACGGAAGGAATGTTAAAGTTTCATGCATTTGTATTCGGTTTGTTAAA TTTAAGAGCTTTAGATGCATGGTTTGCATACCTATGTACCAGAGAGTCTATCCTCAGGAAACATTATAATAGTAACAGTTTATTCGTCGCAGCTTTAGCCAATTCAAATGCACGAGAAGTTGTCGATGCTCTCTTATACATTCTAAATCCCCTTGCATTTTGCCCATTTCAGCTTGATCTTCTATATCAGTATCGTCAACTTCATAATAGTTTTGGTAATTTAAATAATCATAACGTAAAT GCTGTAAACTTTAGAAATGTCGATCGGTCTCCAAAAGAACATCATTTTGATAAAACTGACACTTGTGCAATGGTTTCTAGTCCAAGAAAAATACGTCCAAGATCCTGTGTCGCCTATGGTAACTACGACGATAAATCTGGAGATATGCATAAGCCCGATATGGAAATTGTGAAGAAACGTTTGAGCAATCCTATAGGTTCAAAAGTATTTCGCGCTCTCGACAAACTGGCTTCTGAAGATTCTGAAGACTATACCGATAGTTTAGAACATTCACCGCTGAATAGAGCGTCGAACAGACATCCTGTATCTACGAAACCTCATGGTCAGGATAAAATAGATGACGATGATAACATGCCTGGTGAAGCGAAATTTAGGAAACTTCAAGAAAAGTGGGAATTGATGGTTGGAAAAGAGGAGTCAAAGAATCAACCAGCAATGTCATCACCTTTGTCACCTACGCGAACACCAACGAGTTTAGGAAAATCTAAAATTCCTAGGCTTCTTACTTCGCCGGTAAAACAATCGAACGCTATATCGGGACCTTCCAAGAACACAAAATCTCCTGTTTCGGGAATTCCATCTTTAAAGAAACCTGTCATGCTTCCGATGACGAAAACCACGCCAAAGAAACCTGTCGAGGTAAAGAGTAAAGATGTAACTAAACGTACTAGCAGAGTGGATCAGGAAGTTGTAGGGACAACACGAATTCATTTAACACGACCTAGTTCTTTACCTTACAAATCTTACGGGGTTATGTCTAAAGAGAAAAATTTAGTATCTCCACAAAGACGGGCAGCATCTACATCTTTACCACGACCAACCACCGCTACTACCACTACAAGAAATACTACAAAAAAACGGCTTAA AGAGGTTCGTACACTTACACATAGAATGCGATCTGAAAATGGGCATCTTGCATTTGGAGAAGGTGAGAAACTGAAGGTACTTTTAGAAGTAAATAGTAAATGGTTGTTATGTGCAAGAGGTGATGCAAAAGGTTTGGTTCCGCGGATGTGTGTGCACTATATTCAAACTTAG